The Sulfolobus sp. A20 genomic interval AGAGTTAATTACAGTAAAAGCAAAAAAATATATTGAAATTGCTGATGTGATAATCTACGCTGGATCACTTGTTAATCCAGAAATTCTAAAATGGGCTCGAAAGGACGCTGAAATTCATAATAGTGCACCTCTTACCTTAAATGATATTGTTGAATTAATGGTGAAGAATGCAAGTCAAGGAAAATTAGTGGTGAGGATAAAGTCTGGAGATTCTTCAATCTACGGAGCTTTATTTGAAGAAATATGGGCTTTAGAAGCTGCTGGTATAAAATATGAAGTAGTTCCAGGGATAACTGCAGCTCTGGCTGCAGCTTCAGTAATTCCAATAGAGCTAACAGTCCCTAAACTAGCACAAACTGTTATCATTACTAGAGCTTCCTTAAGAGTGCCAATGCAAGGTTCAATAAGGGACTTTGCAAAAATGGTTAAGATAGGTGCGACTATGGTTATCTATACTGGAATACACGTAATTGATAGAGTAGTTAATGAGTTAAAAGAGGGAGGTCTAACTGATGATACTCCAGTGATTGTGGTGTACAGGGCGACTTGGCCAGAACAAAAGATAATCAAAGGTACCTTAGCTGACATAGTAGCCAAAGTAAGAGAAGCTAAAATATATAGGGATTCAGTGATAATTGTTGGATTGGCAGCATCTCCAGAGACGATAAAGAATATGGTAAGATCTAGTGTATATGATCCCAAGCATAATCACTCTTATAGACCATGGAAGGTTGAAGAGGATTGATAGAGAGATTATGGAAAGGAATTGCGATAATCTCAGCCTCCGAAGATGGATATAAGGCTGGAGAGATAATAAAAGAAAAGCTAAAGGGGGTTGAGGTACCAGTAGTACATTATAGATATAAGGACGTTAATTTAGAAAATATTTGGGAATGCTTCGACGCAGTAATTTTCGTAATGGCACTGGAGGGAGCAGTAAGAATTTCTTGTAAGTACGCTAGGAATAAGACTGAGGATCCTGCAGTAATATGCATCGATGATAAGATTAATTATATTATACCATTATTAGGCGGACATTGGGGGGCAAACGATATTACGAAAGATCTTTCCAATATTTTAAATGCTAATCCAATAATTACTACTGCATCTGAACTTAAGGGAAAAATAAGCGTCGAAAAAATTGCTGAGATGCTTATTGCTAAGATAGAGAACCCTGAAGCGATAGTTAAAGTAAATTCAGCCTTATTAAGAGACGAGATAGTTTGTATTGACGAAAACGTAAATTTAGATTTACCTAAAAATATAGTAATAAATGACTCTTCATGCAAATACATAATATCATTACGAGAAAAGACTTATGACGATAAGGTAGTTGTAAAATTAAAACCCTTGAAACTAGCTATAGGTATTGGGTCTAAAAAAGAGGTCAATTTAGACGAAATTAAAAACGGAATAGACAAAATATTAGAGAGACTTAACGTAGGCAAAGACAGAATAGGAGTAATTGCGTCGATAAGGGAAGGGATAAGCAAGATTGCTGAAGAACTAAATGTTAAGTTTAGGCTGGTAAGTGAGAAAGAAATAAACAGTTTTACTAACCCTTGTCTAACTCCACCTAGTAAAACTCTTGTAGAGCTGGGACTTAAGGGAGTTGCTGAAATCTCAGCTTTAATAGCTGGAGGAGAGAAATCTAAATTAATATTACGAAAAGTAGCAATTGGGAAAAATGTAACAATTGCCGTGGCAAGTTACGAAGGGAGGTCTGACTAAAATGGTCGTTTACATTATCGGTGTTGGTCCAGGGGATCCAGAGTATTTAACATTAAAAGGTTACAAAGCTATAAAAGATAGCAAGATAGTAGTTGGATGGAAAGGTGTAATAGATAGATTTTCACCCATCTTGGAAGGTAAGGAAATTGTAATATTGGATTATAAGAATGAATTAGAACAATTAAATCAGGTAGTTGAAAAAGCTAAAGGAGAAAACATAGCAATATTAAATCATGGAGATCCTTCTGTTTCTGATTGGCAATTCGTAGAGAAGATTAGAAACATTTGTGCAGATAAGAACGTAAAGGTAACAATAATATCTGGAGTTTCTTCCCTAAATGTACTTTTAGCAAAGTTAGGATTAGATATGAACTTTATCGGATTTGTCACCCTTCATGTGAGAGGTGATATATCTGATTACTTAAGGAATATTTTACAAATATTAGAAATGGGTAGAGTAGCAATTGTAATACCAGAACCTTACAATGATGGTCCGCAGAGAGTAGCTAAATATCTATACCAGAATGGATTAAATTGTAGAGTTGCTGTATTTGAGAAGTTAACATATGAAAATGAGAGCTTAAGATACTATGATAACTTAATTTCACTAATAAATGACTCTCATAACTTCAGCGACTTAACAATAATGGCTATATTTTCTAAATGAATAATTTTAGTATGCAGAGCGTTGAATACGTCTTTCAAGAGGTCGTAAGAATATATGATACAGATGCCCAAGGAATTGCCCACTACGCTGCGTATTATAGATTTTTTACCAACACGATAGAGAAGTTCATGCACGATAAGGTGGGTATCCCCTATCCCATTGTGAATGATGAGTTGTGGTTTGTTATAATCGAGTCACAAGCAATATATCATAAGCCGGTAAAGTTAGGTGACAACTTAACAATACTTTTAAGCCCTAAGATCATATCCAATAAAATCATTAAATTTGAATTAAAAATATACAGAAATGGAGAGCTTACAACTGAAGGTTACTTAACCCAAATAGCAATAAATCCAAAAATTTGGAAATCTACAGAGGTTCCAAAAGATATCTTGAGCAAAATAATGGTAACTTAATCCGGTGGAATTTCTTTAAACACTATTGAAATGTCAATACCTTTTCTTGCATTAATAGTTTTTGAAACGTACCATATTACTACTCCAGCTATAAACGATATTAGTACAAAAGCTAATGTAATATAATTAATTCCACTTGAGGTAGTAAAGCCAAATAATGGATTAGTTCCAGCTTCATAGGTTAAGTAAACGAAATATCCAGCCATCAGAAATCCAGCAGTAATCATCATGGAATTATTATTTTTCAAACCATATACTATTGCAGCTATTCCAACTGCCAAGAAATATAACATACCGACTATTGACGCACCATATAATGCTAATGCAGCGTTCAGCGAGAAAACTGGTACTAGAAGTAATACCAAAGTTAATACTAAATCAAGAGTGTGAGCATAAACTGGTGAGCCATATTTATTGAGTTTTGAAAATATTTCTGGTAATACTCTATCAAAAGATAAGGCAAAAACGTATCTAGAAAATACTACTACACCATAAGCTAATACAAAGTAATTCCATAAGATTAATCCTAATCCTAATATCCACTCTATTACATAATTGTTAGATAATGCTATAGCCGCAGTCCAGAAATTGTATATAGCAGATGGGTAGGCATTTAAATTATAGTAGTATCCTGCAACAGCATCCATTTCAAAAAATCCCAGCGTAACAAACG includes:
- the cobM gene encoding precorrin-4 C(11)-methyltransferase; this translates as MNGKVVFIGAGPGDPELITVKAKKYIEIADVIIYAGSLVNPEILKWARKDAEIHNSAPLTLNDIVELMVKNASQGKLVVRIKSGDSSIYGALFEEIWALEAAGIKYEVVPGITAALAAASVIPIELTVPKLAQTVIITRASLRVPMQGSIRDFAKMVKIGATMVIYTGIHVIDRVVNELKEGGLTDDTPVIVVYRATWPEQKIIKGTLADIVAKVREAKIYRDSVIIVGLAASPETIKNMVRSSVYDPKHNHSYRPWKVEED
- a CDS encoding cobalt-precorrin-7 (C(5))-methyltransferase, translated to MVVYIIGVGPGDPEYLTLKGYKAIKDSKIVVGWKGVIDRFSPILEGKEIVILDYKNELEQLNQVVEKAKGENIAILNHGDPSVSDWQFVEKIRNICADKNVKVTIISGVSSLNVLLAKLGLDMNFIGFVTLHVRGDISDYLRNILQILEMGRVAIVIPEPYNDGPQRVAKYLYQNGLNCRVAVFEKLTYENESLRYYDNLISLINDSHNFSDLTIMAIFSK
- a CDS encoding thioesterase family protein, with the protein product MQSVEYVFQEVVRIYDTDAQGIAHYAAYYRFFTNTIEKFMHDKVGIPYPIVNDELWFVIIESQAIYHKPVKLGDNLTILLSPKIISNKIIKFELKIYRNGELTTEGYLTQIAINPKIWKSTEVPKDILSKIMVT
- the cbiG gene encoding cobalt-precorrin 5A hydrolase codes for the protein MIERLWKGIAIISASEDGYKAGEIIKEKLKGVEVPVVHYRYKDVNLENIWECFDAVIFVMALEGAVRISCKYARNKTEDPAVICIDDKINYIIPLLGGHWGANDITKDLSNILNANPIITTASELKGKISVEKIAEMLIAKIENPEAIVKVNSALLRDEIVCIDENVNLDLPKNIVINDSSCKYIISLREKTYDDKVVVKLKPLKLAIGIGSKKEVNLDEIKNGIDKILERLNVGKDRIGVIASIREGISKIAEELNVKFRLVSEKEINSFTNPCLTPPSKTLVELGLKGVAEISALIAGGEKSKLILRKVAIGKNVTIAVASYEGRSD